A genomic window from Pseudomonadales bacterium includes:
- a CDS encoding YkvA family protein, translated as MSLKVTFELEDKDLRYFRANIKQAQQAAEKLSDDQVLSKAEEMVKEVSAASVPLFVQQRVDKLTALIEMVRDPEWALADKERKNVLTALAYFANPQDMIEDSIPVLGFIDDAIMIELVVSELKHEIDAFEDFCRYRREEAARNRNPNITRDQYIEMKRRELHQRMRRRRTSGRSAGSRSARTRIRLF; from the coding sequence ATGTCACTGAAAGTCACTTTTGAGCTGGAAGACAAGGATCTGCGCTATTTCCGCGCCAATATCAAGCAGGCGCAGCAGGCGGCTGAGAAACTCAGCGATGACCAGGTGCTCTCCAAAGCCGAAGAAATGGTGAAGGAGGTGAGCGCCGCTTCCGTGCCCCTGTTCGTCCAGCAGCGGGTCGATAAACTCACCGCCCTGATCGAGATGGTACGCGATCCGGAATGGGCCCTGGCCGACAAGGAGCGGAAGAATGTGTTGACCGCCCTGGCATACTTCGCCAATCCCCAGGACATGATCGAGGATTCAATACCCGTTCTCGGCTTCATCGACGATGCCATCATGATCGAGCTGGTCGTCAGCGAGTTGAAGCATGAAATCGATGCATTCGAGGACTTCTGCCGTTACCGTCGCGAGGAGGCGGCCCGCAACCGCAATCCCAACATCACCCGGGACCAGTACATCGAAATGAAACGGCGCGAGCTGCACCAGCGGATGCGCCGGCGCCGCACGAGCGGACGCAGCGCTGGCTCCCGCAGCGCCCGGACCCGCATCCGGTTGTTCTAG
- a CDS encoding sodium:alanine symporter family protein: MQLFESLIIFLDGYLGSAVYFPFLLLGVGVFFTLYLGFPQIRFFRHAWGVLLGKHTASSAPGDTSHFQALSTALSGTVGTGNIGGVAFAIYLGGPAALFWMWATAFLGMTTKYVEVTISHRYRVKDEEGRIAGGPMYYMERGLNMRWLAVFFAVALIVSSFGSGNLPQSNNMASGLEASFGIPTWISGAVLSILLGLVIIGGIRRIALVAASIVPFMGIFYALGAFAVAFSNADQILPSFAAVFSNAFSGSAATGGFLGATFAYAFNRGVNRGLFSNEAGQGSAPIAHASAKTEEPVAEGMVSILEPFIDTLLICTLTGLVILSSGVWTEKFETAFTTFDTEIIAGSYSESNPEQVAQLFAHLDLLPPADDPVKKFTGSLTVTEGVLAGPEFTIIHNRSIAEDVRVFQGGAPFTGIVAVENGNLQAADLSLSGRSLLHSVPLTAKAFEQSFLGVYGQYAVTIGLVMFAFSTALAWSYYGDRAVTYLFGLRWVRFYRMLYVAGFFSATIADTSLIWLISAVTLALMTIPNLIGLLLMHREVKTLTNDYWRKVKDSRNTRRESG, encoded by the coding sequence ATGCAGTTATTTGAATCCCTGATCATCTTCCTTGACGGATACCTCGGCAGCGCCGTCTACTTCCCGTTCCTGCTCCTCGGTGTCGGCGTTTTCTTCACCCTCTACCTCGGCTTCCCGCAGATCCGTTTTTTTCGACATGCCTGGGGCGTGCTGCTGGGCAAACACACGGCGAGCAGCGCACCGGGTGACACATCGCACTTTCAGGCGCTCTCTACCGCACTGTCCGGCACTGTCGGCACCGGCAACATCGGCGGGGTGGCATTTGCCATCTATCTGGGTGGACCCGCCGCACTCTTCTGGATGTGGGCCACCGCGTTTCTCGGCATGACCACCAAGTATGTCGAAGTCACGATCTCACACCGCTACCGGGTAAAAGATGAGGAAGGCCGGATCGCGGGCGGTCCGATGTACTACATGGAGCGCGGGCTCAACATGCGCTGGCTTGCGGTGTTCTTTGCCGTTGCGCTGATTGTCAGTTCATTCGGTTCCGGCAATCTGCCCCAGAGCAACAACATGGCTTCCGGCCTGGAAGCCTCGTTCGGCATACCGACCTGGATATCGGGTGCGGTGCTTTCCATACTCCTCGGACTCGTGATCATCGGTGGCATCCGCAGAATCGCACTGGTTGCCGCCAGCATCGTGCCTTTCATGGGCATCTTCTATGCACTGGGCGCTTTCGCGGTGGCCTTCAGCAACGCGGATCAGATCCTGCCTTCCTTTGCCGCCGTTTTCAGCAACGCCTTCTCGGGATCCGCCGCCACCGGCGGCTTCCTCGGCGCCACCTTCGCCTATGCCTTCAACAGAGGCGTGAATCGCGGCCTGTTCTCGAATGAGGCAGGGCAGGGCTCCGCACCCATCGCACATGCCTCCGCAAAAACCGAAGAGCCCGTGGCAGAGGGTATGGTGTCCATTCTCGAACCTTTCATCGACACGCTGCTGATCTGCACGCTGACCGGTCTGGTCATACTGTCTTCCGGCGTCTGGACTGAAAAATTCGAAACGGCATTCACGACTTTCGATACCGAGATCATTGCCGGCAGCTATTCCGAATCGAATCCGGAACAGGTGGCGCAGCTGTTCGCCCATCTCGATCTGCTACCACCGGCAGATGATCCGGTTAAGAAATTCACTGGCTCGCTGACGGTCACCGAGGGCGTCCTGGCCGGTCCCGAATTCACCATCATTCACAACAGATCGATTGCCGAGGACGTGCGCGTATTCCAGGGTGGTGCACCCTTCACAGGCATCGTCGCGGTCGAAAACGGTAATCTGCAGGCCGCCGATCTCAGCCTGTCCGGTCGTTCGCTGCTGCATTCCGTACCGCTCACCGCAAAAGCGTTTGAACAGAGTTTTCTCGGTGTCTACGGTCAGTATGCGGTAACGATCGGCCTGGTCATGTTCGCTTTCTCCACGGCCCTGGCCTGGTCGTACTACGGCGACCGCGCAGTGACCTATCTCTTTGGACTGCGCTGGGTGCGCTTTTACCGGATGCTCTATGTGGCCGGTTTCTTCTCTGCCACCATCGCGGATACCTCACTGATCTGGCTGATATCAGCCGTCACTCTGGCCCTGATGACCATTCCGAATCTCATCGGCCTGCTGCTCATGCATCGGGAGGTGAAGACGCTGACAAACGACTACTGGCGCAAGGTCAAGGATTCCAGAAACACCCGGCGGGAGTCAGGTTGA
- a CDS encoding alkaline phosphatase yields MTTSLRQLAYLTTLTLLSACATLSGTDARVGSRAAADRPHNVILFLGDGMGVSTVTAARIYAGQRRGASGEEYVLPFETFPNVALVKTYNTDSQVADSAGTMSAIMTGEKTRIGMISVGPDAAQNDCAAGLKYSLPTLLEAAEDAGRATGIVTTTRITHATPAATYAHSPNRNWEVDYAMPAQALEDGCRDIARQMIEFSHGDGIDVMLGGGRSVFTPAGRADPEHADAAGVRKDGVDLIEAWLKADSQRRYVWNQAQLQSLESSPGQVLGLFEPSHMNFETDRAGDPAGEPSLAEMTRLAISRLQKTGSGYFLIIEGGRIDHAHHDGNAHRALVDAAAFADAVEVAMELTDEDDTLIMVTADHSHTLTIGGYPERGNPILGKVKPALGAEAVDLEDRPFTTLSYANGPGYQASLRDLTDVDTTEPDYRQAATIPLEIESHGGEDVAAYARGPNADTLRGVVEQNVLYEVLRGALFN; encoded by the coding sequence ATGACAACCAGCCTCCGCCAGCTCGCTTACCTCACAACCCTCACCCTGTTGTCTGCCTGTGCAACCCTGTCCGGCACAGACGCCAGGGTTGGCAGCCGCGCAGCAGCAGACAGACCGCACAACGTGATTCTGTTTCTGGGTGACGGCATGGGGGTTTCCACCGTGACCGCCGCGCGTATCTACGCGGGTCAGCGTCGCGGCGCCAGTGGCGAAGAGTATGTTTTGCCCTTTGAAACCTTCCCCAATGTCGCGCTGGTCAAAACCTACAACACGGACAGCCAGGTCGCAGACAGCGCGGGCACCATGTCCGCCATCATGACCGGAGAGAAAACCCGCATCGGTATGATCAGCGTCGGCCCTGACGCCGCCCAGAATGATTGCGCCGCAGGTCTGAAATATTCACTGCCAACACTGCTGGAGGCAGCAGAGGACGCGGGCCGCGCGACCGGCATCGTTACCACAACCCGCATCACCCATGCGACACCGGCGGCCACCTACGCGCACAGCCCCAACCGCAACTGGGAAGTGGACTACGCAATGCCGGCGCAGGCGCTCGAAGACGGCTGTCGTGACATTGCCCGGCAGATGATCGAGTTTTCCCACGGTGACGGCATCGACGTGATGCTCGGCGGGGGCAGATCCGTATTTACGCCAGCCGGACGCGCCGATCCGGAACACGCGGACGCGGCCGGTGTGCGCAAAGATGGCGTCGATCTCATTGAGGCCTGGCTCAAGGCGGATTCGCAGAGGAGGTACGTCTGGAACCAGGCGCAGCTGCAATCCCTGGAATCCTCGCCGGGTCAGGTACTGGGTCTGTTCGAACCCTCCCACATGAATTTCGAGACCGATCGTGCAGGCGATCCCGCCGGCGAGCCCAGCCTTGCGGAAATGACCCGGCTGGCGATTTCCCGACTGCAGAAGACAGGCAGCGGGTATTTTCTGATCATTGAAGGGGGCCGCATCGATCACGCCCACCACGACGGCAATGCCCACCGCGCCCTTGTTGATGCCGCAGCCTTCGCCGATGCGGTCGAGGTCGCCATGGAACTCACCGATGAAGACGACACACTGATCATGGTGACCGCAGATCACAGCCACACGCTGACCATCGGCGGCTATCCGGAGCGCGGCAATCCGATTCTCGGCAAGGTCAAACCGGCGCTGGGTGCGGAGGCCGTCGACCTGGAGGACCGACCCTTCACCACTTTAAGTTACGCGAACGGCCCCGGCTATCAGGCTTCCCTGCGTGATCTCACAGACGTGGACACCACGGAGCCCGACTACCGGCAGGCCGCCACCATACCGCTGGAGATCGAATCACACGGTGGTGAGGATGTGGCCGCGTATGCCCGAGGGCCGAATGCGGATACACTGCGGGGCGTCGTGGAGCAGAACGTGCTCTACGAGGTGCTCAGAGGCGCGCTGTTCAACTGA
- the gorA gene encoding glutathione-disulfide reductase, with protein sequence MTYDYDLFVIGAGSGGVRASRISAGYGARVAVAEDRYLGGTCVNVGCVPKKLFVYGSHFSEEFEDASAYGWDVSTQGVDWPRLRDNKTREIERLNGIYANLLDNAGVERIWGTARLADAHTVVVGDKTCTAEHILIATGGWPVTPDFPGSEHSISSNEMFYLDRLPERALILGGGYIAVEFAGILQGLGVKTQLLYRGELFLRGFDDGVRRFVKEEVEHKGIELRFNDNIERIDLDGMERVVRLESGAEIRTDLVLSAIGRAPKTAGLGLEAAGVELSASGAIRVDEYYRTSVPNILAIGDVTDRLQLTPVAIAEGMCIANNLFTDRPKRSVDYENVATAVFCQPNIGTVGLTEEQARQRYPELQVFESTFRPMKHTLTGRPERTLMKLLVNGADDRVVGAHMVGAEAGEIIQGIAVAIKACATKADFDATIGIHPTAAEEFVTMRTPRAAS encoded by the coding sequence ATGACCTACGACTATGACCTTTTCGTGATTGGCGCTGGTTCAGGCGGCGTGCGGGCCAGCCGGATCTCGGCAGGCTACGGTGCCAGGGTGGCCGTTGCTGAAGACCGCTACCTGGGCGGTACCTGTGTGAATGTAGGCTGTGTGCCGAAGAAACTGTTTGTCTACGGATCCCACTTCTCGGAGGAATTCGAAGATGCGTCGGCCTACGGCTGGGATGTCAGCACTCAAGGCGTCGACTGGCCACGCCTGCGGGACAACAAGACCCGGGAAATCGAACGTCTCAACGGCATCTACGCAAACCTGCTCGACAATGCCGGTGTCGAGCGCATATGGGGTACCGCCCGTCTCGCCGATGCCCATACTGTGGTCGTAGGGGATAAGACCTGCACGGCGGAACATATTCTGATCGCCACGGGCGGCTGGCCGGTAACGCCTGATTTTCCCGGCAGCGAACACAGCATTTCATCCAACGAGATGTTCTACCTCGACCGGCTACCGGAGCGCGCGCTCATTCTGGGTGGGGGTTACATCGCCGTGGAGTTTGCCGGCATTCTGCAAGGTCTTGGCGTGAAGACCCAGTTGCTTTATCGCGGTGAACTGTTTCTCCGCGGCTTCGATGACGGCGTGCGTCGGTTTGTGAAAGAGGAAGTCGAGCACAAAGGTATTGAACTGCGCTTCAACGACAACATCGAGCGCATCGATCTCGATGGCATGGAGCGGGTGGTCAGACTCGAAAGCGGCGCCGAGATCCGCACAGATCTCGTGCTGAGCGCCATCGGGCGGGCGCCCAAGACCGCGGGGCTCGGCCTGGAAGCTGCAGGGGTTGAACTGTCCGCCTCCGGCGCAATCAGGGTCGACGAGTACTATCGGACATCCGTGCCGAACATCCTTGCCATCGGCGATGTCACCGACCGACTGCAACTGACACCAGTCGCCATTGCGGAAGGCATGTGCATTGCGAATAACCTGTTTACCGATCGACCAAAGCGCTCGGTCGACTACGAGAACGTAGCCACCGCCGTGTTCTGCCAGCCCAATATCGGCACAGTCGGGCTCACGGAAGAACAGGCGCGTCAGCGCTACCCCGAGCTGCAGGTGTTCGAATCCACCTTCCGGCCCATGAAACATACCCTGACCGGACGTCCTGAACGCACGCTCATGAAACTGCTGGTCAACGGTGCGGATGATCGGGTTGTCGGCGCCCATATGGTTGGCGCCGAGGCGGGGGAAATCATTCAGGGCATTGCCGTGGCAATAAAGGCGTGTGCAACCAAGGCGGACTTCGACGCCACCATCGGCATTCATCCCACCGCAGCCGAAGAGTTCGTAACCATGCGCACACCGCGCGCTGCAAGTTGA
- a CDS encoding acetolactate synthase large subunit, giving the protein MLTTLEGAAVAKALRRHIHCRLNSGDGLTMADINGAQSLLSTFVDAGVEVCFTNPGTSEMHFVAALDKEPGMRAILGLFEGVVTGAADGYGRMAGKPACTLLHLGPGLANGLANLHNARRARTPIVNVVGEHATYHRKLDAPLTSDIQGFASPVSGWIHVSESADTVAADAARAIQASMQPPGQIATLILPADTAWNPASGAAQPLRPQALTSANAESIESSIRALVSGKPCALLINGLGVTDAGLRLASRIAQKTGARLLGDTFIGRIPRGAGRVDLGRLPYFAEQAEEALAGVEHLILVDTKAPVSFFAYPGRASELTPTGCQVHPLAMPGEDVIAALEAVVEGVGAAGIKPTFAELKRPELARGELTPVTIAQALGALMPEHAVVVNEAATSGFAIPGLTANSAPHDWLDLTGGAIGMGLPAAVGAAVACPDRRVLTLQGDGAGMYTVQALWTMARENLDVTVVLFANRKYAILQVEFMRVGAHNPGPKAMGMLDLSHPDLNWVDMAKGMGVPGRRVTDTAGFNSALAESLATPGPFVIEAMV; this is encoded by the coding sequence GTGCTCACGACACTCGAAGGCGCGGCCGTTGCCAAGGCGCTCAGGCGGCACATACACTGCCGGCTCAACTCTGGCGACGGACTCACCATGGCAGACATCAATGGCGCCCAGAGCCTGCTTTCGACATTTGTCGATGCGGGCGTGGAAGTGTGTTTCACCAATCCCGGCACCTCGGAGATGCATTTCGTAGCCGCCCTCGACAAGGAACCGGGCATGCGGGCGATTCTGGGCCTCTTCGAAGGTGTCGTGACCGGTGCGGCCGACGGCTACGGGCGTATGGCGGGTAAACCCGCCTGTACTCTGCTGCACCTCGGCCCGGGGCTGGCGAATGGCCTGGCCAATCTGCATAACGCCCGCCGCGCTCGCACACCGATCGTCAACGTTGTCGGCGAACATGCAACCTATCACCGTAAACTCGATGCCCCGCTCACCTCGGACATCCAGGGCTTCGCCAGCCCGGTGTCCGGGTGGATCCATGTCTCCGAGTCCGCGGATACCGTCGCGGCAGATGCCGCCAGGGCGATTCAGGCATCGATGCAGCCGCCCGGCCAGATCGCCACTCTGATTCTGCCCGCCGACACGGCCTGGAATCCGGCTTCCGGAGCGGCGCAACCGCTGCGTCCGCAAGCCCTGACCAGCGCCAACGCGGAATCTATCGAATCCAGTATCCGGGCGCTGGTTTCAGGAAAGCCCTGTGCGCTGCTGATCAACGGTCTGGGGGTCACCGACGCCGGACTGCGGCTGGCCAGCCGCATTGCGCAGAAGACGGGGGCACGGCTGCTCGGTGACACCTTCATCGGTCGAATCCCCCGGGGTGCCGGACGGGTGGATCTGGGACGCCTGCCCTACTTCGCCGAGCAGGCCGAGGAGGCGCTGGCCGGTGTCGAGCATCTGATTCTGGTCGATACCAAAGCCCCTGTGAGTTTCTTCGCCTATCCCGGGCGGGCTTCAGAACTCACACCCACAGGTTGTCAGGTGCATCCGCTGGCAATGCCGGGTGAGGATGTGATTGCCGCACTCGAGGCGGTGGTGGAAGGTGTGGGTGCGGCAGGTATCAAGCCCACCTTTGCAGAACTCAAACGACCGGAACTCGCCCGGGGTGAACTGACTCCGGTCACTATCGCCCAGGCCCTGGGTGCCCTGATGCCCGAGCACGCCGTTGTGGTCAACGAAGCGGCGACCTCCGGTTTCGCGATTCCAGGACTCACGGCAAACAGCGCGCCCCACGACTGGCTCGATCTCACCGGTGGCGCCATCGGCATGGGTCTGCCGGCGGCGGTGGGTGCGGCGGTCGCCTGTCCTGACCGGCGGGTGCTGACGCTGCAGGGAGACGGTGCGGGCATGTACACGGTCCAGGCGCTGTGGACCATGGCCCGGGAGAACCTGGATGTCACGGTTGTACTGTTTGCGAACCGCAAGTACGCCATTCTGCAGGTGGAATTCATGCGGGTCGGCGCCCACAACCCGGGGCCCAAGGCCATGGGCATGCTCGATCTCTCCCACCCCGATCTGAACTGGGTGGACATGGCAAAGGGCATGGGGGTGCCCGGTCGCAGAGTGACCGACACCGCGGGTTTCAACAGCGCCCTTGCGGAAAGTCTCGCCACCCCTGGCCCCTTTGTTATCGAGGCCATGGTCTGA
- a CDS encoding UDP-glucose/GDP-mannose dehydrogenase family protein has product MKITLFGTGYVGLVTGACFAEMGNTVLCVDIDAAKIAALEAGRIPIYEPGLESLVRSNSAAGRLKFSTDLDLGVDHGRLLFIAVGTPSDEEGAADLSHVLSVARTIGARMSEHKIIVDKSTVPVGTADQVRAAIAEVLTGRGRDLTFDVVSNPEFLKEGAAIGDFMKPDRIVIGSNSEDSARVLDELYAPFNRNHDKVVHMDVRSAELTKYAANVMLATRISLMNELANLADRLGADIEAVRRGIGSDPRIGYSFIYPGTGYGGSCFPKDVKALIHTARETGHPAALVQSVESVNELQKRVLFDKLERHFKGDLQGRTFALWGLAFKPNTDDMREAPSRAIMDLLFAAGARVRAYDPVAMPAAKRIYAAQPALMLCNERDATLEGADALIVVTEWNEFRSPDFEQLKALLKTPVVFDGRNLYDPSMLKRLGLIHYAIGRGARSL; this is encoded by the coding sequence ATGAAAATCACCCTGTTCGGCACCGGCTATGTCGGTCTCGTTACCGGCGCCTGTTTTGCAGAAATGGGCAACACGGTGCTCTGTGTGGATATAGATGCAGCGAAGATCGCCGCGCTTGAGGCGGGCCGCATTCCCATCTACGAGCCAGGCCTCGAATCTCTGGTGCGCAGCAACAGTGCGGCCGGTCGCCTCAAGTTCAGCACCGATCTCGATCTGGGAGTCGATCATGGCCGGTTGCTCTTCATCGCCGTGGGTACGCCTTCTGACGAAGAAGGCGCTGCCGATCTCAGCCACGTGCTGAGCGTGGCCCGCACCATTGGCGCGCGTATGTCTGAACACAAGATCATCGTCGACAAGTCGACGGTGCCGGTCGGAACTGCGGATCAGGTACGCGCCGCCATTGCGGAAGTGCTGACCGGACGTGGCAGAGATCTCACCTTCGATGTGGTTTCGAATCCTGAGTTTCTGAAGGAAGGTGCGGCAATCGGCGATTTCATGAAGCCGGACCGGATCGTGATCGGGTCCAACAGCGAAGACAGCGCCCGGGTGCTCGATGAGCTGTATGCACCCTTCAATCGCAACCACGACAAGGTGGTGCACATGGACGTGCGCAGCGCCGAGCTCACCAAGTATGCGGCGAACGTCATGCTGGCTACCCGGATCAGCCTGATGAACGAACTGGCCAATCTGGCGGACCGGCTGGGTGCGGATATCGAAGCTGTGCGTCGGGGTATCGGTTCTGATCCGCGGATTGGCTACAGTTTCATCTATCCGGGTACGGGATACGGGGGCTCCTGTTTTCCAAAAGACGTGAAAGCGCTCATCCATACCGCCCGGGAGACCGGTCACCCGGCGGCCCTGGTGCAGAGTGTGGAATCGGTGAACGAACTTCAGAAACGCGTCCTGTTCGATAAGCTCGAGCGGCACTTCAAGGGAGATCTGCAGGGCAGGACGTTCGCCCTCTGGGGACTGGCCTTCAAACCCAACACGGACGACATGCGCGAAGCGCCGAGCCGCGCCATCATGGATCTGCTCTTTGCGGCGGGTGCGCGTGTGCGTGCCTATGATCCGGTCGCGATGCCCGCGGCAAAACGCATCTATGCCGCACAGCCTGCGCTTATGCTCTGTAATGAGCGGGATGCGACTCTCGAAGGCGCGGATGCTCTCATTGTGGTCACCGAGTGGAACGAGTTCCGCAGCCCGGACTTCGAGCAGCTCAAGGCGCTGCTGAAGACACCGGTCGTGTTTGATGGCCGCAATCTGTACGACCCGTCCATGCTCAAGCGGCTGGGGCTGATCCATTACGCGATTGGCAGAGGCGCCCGCAGCCTCTGA
- a CDS encoding RES family NAD+ phosphorylase, whose amino-acid sequence MITELLPNGWRWWRIAEAVWSDPLDPDYARTRGGRWNPPESFPTLYLNEDQVTARHNLRRFIARWPYEPEDLRADTGPVLAAALLPRDQTVCDAHTPAGIAALDLPATYPVDRAGRVVPHARCQPIGVRVKDQGLRGVRARSAQTVDGVGRELAWFPASTRSRARLVAIETFDEWYWG is encoded by the coding sequence GTGATCACCGAATTGCTGCCCAACGGCTGGCGCTGGTGGCGCATCGCCGAAGCTGTCTGGTCCGATCCCCTGGACCCGGACTATGCCCGGACGCGCGGCGGGCGCTGGAATCCTCCGGAAAGCTTTCCGACACTCTATCTGAATGAAGATCAGGTCACCGCGCGGCACAATCTGCGTCGGTTCATCGCCCGCTGGCCTTATGAGCCGGAAGATCTGCGCGCGGACACGGGCCCGGTGCTGGCAGCCGCCCTGCTGCCCCGGGATCAGACGGTCTGCGACGCCCATACACCGGCGGGGATTGCTGCCCTGGATCTGCCGGCAACCTATCCGGTTGATCGCGCAGGCAGGGTGGTGCCGCACGCCCGCTGCCAGCCGATCGGCGTGCGGGTAAAGGATCAGGGCCTGCGCGGTGTCCGTGCGCGGTCTGCCCAGACTGTGGACGGGGTTGGACGCGAGCTGGCCTGGTTCCCGGCCTCCACTCGCAGCCGTGCACGCCTGGTGGCCATCGAGACTTTCGATGAGTGGTACTGGGGGTAG
- a CDS encoding DUF222 domain-containing protein: MSHYTPIPCAEFLESTDRLSPIVRLGPIDDLESALESSWLDVSRATYRFLSLLREFDLRQGWKGYGCTDCAQWLDFKLKLSRTTALEKVRVAKALWFVPRIDAAFKAGELSYSQVRALTRVADASNEADLLAYARTSTAEQLEQCCQRLRHGDERGGQQTGRHDHEARSVSLYPHSGEIVVKLPAEAFALVEQALAQIVETLPEDPARPAAAARADAFMEVFFRSRAAGAASDDSAPGTADKTTDEEAGPSSGSSAELPAYQVLVHVDAQALSGTGGESDLPLPTIRRLCCEGSLVPILKDGNRVLDVGRRQRTVPTAIRRALAARDRSCRFPGCHHTRWLDAHHIQHWCDGGATSLDNLILLCSHHHKQMHEGGFQLRAAGDGFYFARPDGRPIEQWASAEDLTPSSAEDD, translated from the coding sequence ATGTCGCACTACACGCCGATTCCCTGCGCCGAGTTCCTTGAGTCTACCGATCGTCTGTCTCCCATCGTCCGCCTCGGGCCGATTGATGACCTGGAGTCGGCCCTCGAATCGAGCTGGCTCGATGTCTCCAGAGCGACCTATCGATTCCTCTCTCTGCTGCGCGAGTTCGATCTTCGGCAAGGCTGGAAGGGCTACGGTTGCACCGATTGTGCCCAGTGGCTGGACTTCAAGCTGAAGCTGTCTCGGACCACCGCGCTGGAGAAAGTTCGAGTGGCCAAGGCGTTGTGGTTCGTGCCGCGGATCGATGCGGCGTTCAAAGCGGGCGAGTTGTCTTATTCCCAGGTCCGGGCGCTGACCCGGGTTGCGGATGCGTCGAACGAAGCCGATCTGCTCGCCTATGCTCGAACGTCTACTGCGGAGCAGCTCGAACAGTGCTGCCAGCGGTTGCGGCATGGGGATGAACGTGGCGGCCAGCAGACAGGTCGACATGATCATGAAGCGCGGTCGGTATCACTGTATCCCCATTCCGGCGAGATTGTGGTGAAACTGCCGGCCGAGGCATTTGCGTTGGTTGAGCAGGCGTTGGCGCAGATTGTGGAGACGCTGCCTGAGGATCCTGCGCGACCGGCGGCTGCAGCGAGGGCGGATGCGTTTATGGAAGTGTTTTTTCGGTCGAGGGCAGCAGGCGCAGCCTCGGACGACTCCGCGCCAGGAACAGCAGACAAAACGACAGATGAGGAAGCGGGCCCGTCGTCTGGCAGCTCAGCGGAACTTCCCGCCTATCAGGTTCTGGTCCATGTCGATGCCCAGGCGTTGTCCGGCACTGGTGGAGAATCCGACCTGCCATTGCCGACCATCCGGCGCCTGTGCTGCGAAGGCTCTCTGGTGCCGATCCTCAAAGACGGAAATCGTGTGCTGGATGTGGGCCGCAGGCAGCGCACTGTGCCGACCGCCATCCGCCGCGCGCTGGCGGCACGGGACCGCAGTTGCCGATTTCCCGGCTGTCATCACACCCGCTGGCTGGACGCACACCACATTCAGCACTGGTGCGACGGCGGTGCAACCTCGCTCGACAATCTGATCCTGCTCTGTAGTCATCATCACAAGCAGATGCATGAGGGTGGGTTCCAACTGCGGGCTGCTGGGGACGGCTTTTACTTTGCGCGGCCGGATGGGCGGCCGATTGAGCAATGGGCTTCAGCGGAAGATCTCACGCCGTCTTCAGCGGAAGACGATTAG
- the imuA gene encoding translesion DNA synthesis-associated protein ImuA, which yields MPDHLLDHPDLWRAGDLRRPPETVPSGFAELDAQLPGGGWPRGGLSELLFDTAGIGELRLLLPALRTLSQQMRWIAWVNPPFIPYAPALSAAGIDISRILLIHPRPQQPRQQHAQPQPQQKQQQQKQQQKHKDALWALERASRSGTCSAVLAWLDERQLTVPDTRRLQLAAREGNTLSCLFRPGSAAALPSMAELRLAMRPVVGLAGAMSGAEVSICKRRGGWPVASIPVQFGESCSPAEIHEQLSLWRHWRGAASAPAGRERVLHVIPSSSSGKKPDPARRPVTH from the coding sequence GTGCCCGATCATCTGCTCGACCATCCGGATCTGTGGCGCGCGGGGGATCTGAGGCGCCCTCCGGAGACGGTGCCCAGCGGCTTTGCCGAACTGGACGCGCAGTTGCCGGGCGGCGGTTGGCCCCGGGGCGGGCTGAGCGAGCTGCTGTTCGATACTGCCGGTATCGGCGAGTTGCGGCTGCTGCTGCCCGCCCTGCGCACCCTGAGTCAGCAGATGCGCTGGATCGCCTGGGTGAACCCGCCGTTCATTCCTTATGCACCCGCCCTCAGCGCGGCCGGTATCGACATCAGCCGGATCCTGCTCATTCATCCGAGGCCACAGCAGCCGAGACAGCAGCACGCGCAACCTCAACCGCAGCAAAAACAACAGCAGCAGAAACAACAACAGAAACACAAAGACGCACTCTGGGCCCTGGAGCGGGCGAGCCGGTCGGGTACCTGCAGTGCGGTGCTGGCCTGGCTCGATGAGCGGCAGCTGACGGTGCCCGACACCCGGCGTCTGCAACTGGCCGCCCGGGAAGGCAATACCCTCTCCTGCCTTTTCCGGCCGGGCTCGGCGGCGGCGCTACCCTCCATGGCGGAACTGCGCCTGGCCATGCGCCCGGTGGTCGGCCTGGCGGGGGCGATGTCGGGGGCCGAGGTCAGTATCTGCAAGCGTCGCGGCGGCTGGCCGGTGGCGTCCATTCCTGTGCAGTTCGGTGAGTCGTGCAGCCCGGCGGAGATCCACGAGCAGTTGTCGCTGTGGCGACACTGGCGGGGTGCTGCCTCCGCACCTGCCGGTCGGGAGAGGGTCCTGCATGTCATTCCTTCTTCTTCCTCCGGTAAGAAGCCGGACCCGGCGCGCCGGCCCGTTACTCATTAA